One Terriglobales bacterium genomic region harbors:
- a CDS encoding amidohydrolase, whose translation MRSLSLMICLAVSIGAFAQGPSFSKGDIDSIYPNIEALYLDLHRNPELSSHEVQTAAKLADAARKLGFQVTTNVGGNGVVAILKNGSGPTVMVRTELDALPVAEATGLPYASHVKTKDAAGNDVSVMHACGHDVHMSTWVASASLLSQHRDLWHGTLMMIAQPAEESMNGASAMLKDGLFTRFPKPDFVLALHDDDGIPAGQVGFTSGYSMAASDAVDLTIYGRGGHGAKPQMTIDPIVVAARTILALQTLVSREDDPNDPAVVTVGSIHAGTKHNIIPDEVKLQLSVRSYRPEVREHLLSGIERIACAEAQAAGAPKPPEMKVVDSTKAVFNDPVLTRRVEAAVSRSLGQNNVLEIPPKMSSEDFSEYGSAGVPILMFHVGAVNPEKYRAAKGGGEPLPSLHSSKFYPDREPTIKTAILAETTAVLELMGNKP comes from the coding sequence ATGCGATCGCTTTCGCTGATGATTTGCCTGGCTGTCTCCATTGGTGCCTTCGCTCAGGGTCCCAGTTTCTCGAAGGGCGATATTGACTCGATCTACCCCAATATTGAAGCTCTCTACCTGGATCTCCATCGTAACCCTGAGCTCTCGTCGCATGAGGTTCAGACGGCTGCCAAGCTCGCCGACGCGGCCCGCAAACTGGGATTCCAGGTCACCACGAACGTAGGCGGCAATGGAGTTGTAGCCATCCTTAAGAACGGCAGCGGACCCACAGTGATGGTGCGCACCGAACTCGACGCCCTTCCAGTTGCTGAGGCCACCGGTCTTCCTTACGCAAGTCACGTCAAAACCAAGGACGCTGCGGGTAATGATGTTTCCGTGATGCACGCCTGCGGTCACGACGTGCATATGTCCACCTGGGTTGCATCCGCAAGCTTGCTAAGCCAGCACCGCGACCTCTGGCATGGCACATTAATGATGATTGCCCAGCCTGCTGAAGAATCGATGAATGGCGCGTCGGCCATGCTCAAGGACGGGCTCTTCACGCGCTTCCCAAAGCCCGATTTTGTCTTGGCTCTCCATGACGATGATGGCATCCCGGCGGGTCAGGTCGGATTCACTTCTGGTTACTCCATGGCCGCTTCCGATGCCGTAGACTTGACTATTTACGGCAGAGGCGGGCATGGGGCCAAGCCGCAAATGACAATCGATCCTATAGTCGTCGCGGCTCGCACTATTCTCGCACTTCAGACTCTCGTCTCTCGGGAGGATGATCCCAATGATCCGGCCGTCGTTACGGTGGGTTCCATCCACGCAGGCACGAAGCACAACATTATTCCCGATGAGGTCAAACTTCAGCTTTCGGTTCGCTCTTACCGCCCGGAGGTCCGCGAGCATTTGCTGTCCGGCATCGAGCGGATTGCGTGCGCCGAAGCCCAGGCTGCCGGAGCTCCCAAGCCTCCCGAGATGAAAGTCGTGGACTCAACCAAAGCAGTATTCAATGACCCTGTGCTCACCCGCCGCGTTGAAGCTGCCGTAAGCCGCAGCTTGGGGCAAAATAATGTGCTGGAAATTCCGCCTAAGATGTCCTCAGAAGATTTTTCAGAATATGGCAGCGCAGGAGTGCCAATTCTGATGTTCCACGTGGGCGCGGTGAATCCCGAGAAATATAGGGCGGCAAAGGGTGGCGGAGAGCCGTTACCTTCGCTCCACTCGTCCAAGTTTTACCCTGATCGTGAACCGACGATCAAAACTGCCATCCTCGCCGAAACCACAGCAGTCTTGGAGCTGATGGGAAACAAACCATGA
- a CDS encoding BadF/BadG/BcrA/BcrD ATPase family protein gives MAGLTDKAIRDKKYEMLWMGADVGSTTVKIAVIDGETDQIIWQDYQRHETKQPEKLLEMLKQIGEDLPATPIENYRVFITGSGGSGIAKHLGAKFVQEVNAVSLSVEKLYPECGSVIELGGQDAKIIIFKEDPETGKKKKLPSMNDKCAGGTGAVIDKINAKLRIPSAELCNMGYKGLKLHPVAGKCGVFAETDINGLQKQGVPPDELMASLFESIVQQNLSVLTRGNTLRPVVLLLGGPNCYIKGMRDCWKANIPKIWEERNYPLPEGVNPEDLIKTPDNAQYFACIGAVEFGKQEDPGVGLYQGYSKLEWYITEGRAQEKAKKGGAQALAKSPEELEEFKKKYAKKKFVAATFQPGQVVAGFVGIDGGSTSTKAVLVDKNRNILCKTYQLSKGNPIEDTQEVLAKITKQVTDQGATLKVSGVGTTGYAKDILKDAVGADVALVETVAHTQAALHFYPDADVICDVGGQDIKIIILKDGRVKDFKLNTQCSAGNGYFLQGTCESFGFKVEEFADIAFGAKGFPQFGYGCAVFMQSDIVDFQRQGWKPEEIMAGLCNVLPKNIWLYVSQIPNLSAIGRRFILQGGTQHNLAAVKSQVDFIESRFKGKEVQPEVIVHQHCGEAGAIGCAFEAVRLWENGKQTEFIGMDAVASISFTTTRNEDTRCYFCKNKCLRTFIDVKTASPNPNYKPPVKTKVPLAPGAQRLIIATCEKGTVENVEEMRVIKGNIDAIKKENPNLVEIAAKAAFKSYEPPLVADPLPKLVITKAQKQRIELMKRRAELKIGMPKALNMYSCGPFFTAYFESLGVKAENLLWSEYTSEQLYKEGAKRGAIDPCFPSKVGIPHVHNLLYSVHPKKKLDVIFFPMIDSLPTFLTHTQSSRACPTVTATPASVKAAFTKEGDLFKEKGVIWRDTLICLNEEKLAHRQMYEDWEDILGLTEEENLRAVQQGFAAMNKFDNEIMRGAAREVLKRLEAETRLGIVLLGRPYHNDPGINHEILEEFQKLGYPVFSQDSLPLDDEIVWKLFGDEVHAGVIKHPMDVSDAWKNSYSENTSRKVWAAKYIARHPNLVALELSSFKCGHDAPIYTVIEEVVEHSGTPYFCFKDIDENKPTGSIKIRVETIGYFLKRYREDMVREKQKKLTIEDQLKKFEEQLRAELLIAQRHRAAEGVPAELVSISNAQPTADELVQLSGD, from the coding sequence ATGGCGGGACTTACCGATAAAGCGATTCGCGACAAGAAGTACGAAATGCTGTGGATGGGTGCCGACGTCGGTTCCACGACGGTGAAGATCGCGGTCATCGACGGTGAAACCGACCAGATCATCTGGCAGGACTACCAACGGCATGAAACCAAGCAGCCGGAGAAGCTCCTGGAGATGCTGAAGCAGATCGGGGAGGACCTGCCAGCTACGCCGATAGAGAACTATCGCGTATTCATCACTGGATCGGGTGGCTCCGGAATTGCCAAGCACCTGGGCGCGAAGTTCGTGCAGGAGGTAAACGCGGTATCGCTCTCCGTGGAGAAGCTCTATCCAGAGTGCGGGTCAGTCATCGAACTGGGTGGGCAAGACGCGAAGATCATCATCTTCAAGGAAGACCCGGAGACGGGCAAGAAGAAGAAACTGCCTTCGATGAATGACAAGTGCGCGGGTGGCACGGGCGCGGTCATCGACAAGATCAATGCCAAGCTTCGTATTCCCTCTGCGGAACTCTGCAACATGGGCTACAAGGGCCTGAAGCTGCACCCGGTGGCAGGGAAGTGCGGGGTTTTCGCCGAGACCGATATTAACGGCCTGCAGAAACAGGGCGTTCCGCCGGATGAGCTGATGGCGTCATTGTTTGAGTCAATCGTGCAGCAGAACCTGTCGGTGCTGACGCGCGGCAATACGCTACGTCCCGTTGTGCTGCTATTGGGTGGTCCGAATTGCTACATCAAGGGAATGCGCGACTGCTGGAAAGCTAACATCCCCAAGATCTGGGAAGAGCGGAACTATCCCCTTCCAGAGGGTGTGAATCCGGAAGATCTGATTAAGACCCCCGATAATGCGCAATATTTTGCCTGCATCGGAGCAGTCGAGTTTGGAAAGCAGGAAGACCCGGGAGTCGGTCTTTATCAGGGCTACTCGAAGCTGGAATGGTACATCACGGAGGGACGTGCCCAGGAAAAGGCTAAGAAGGGCGGCGCACAGGCGCTGGCGAAGAGCCCGGAGGAGTTGGAAGAGTTCAAGAAAAAGTACGCCAAGAAGAAGTTTGTAGCTGCGACATTCCAGCCTGGCCAAGTAGTTGCGGGTTTTGTCGGAATCGATGGCGGATCCACTTCAACCAAAGCCGTCCTCGTGGACAAGAACCGCAATATTCTGTGCAAGACCTATCAACTCTCGAAGGGAAATCCGATCGAGGACACGCAGGAGGTTCTGGCCAAGATTACGAAGCAGGTTACAGACCAGGGCGCGACTTTGAAGGTCTCAGGCGTTGGCACCACGGGCTATGCCAAAGACATTCTGAAAGACGCGGTCGGCGCCGATGTGGCGCTGGTAGAGACAGTAGCCCATACGCAGGCAGCGCTGCATTTCTATCCCGACGCGGACGTGATCTGTGATGTGGGCGGCCAGGACATCAAGATCATCATCCTCAAAGACGGACGCGTAAAAGACTTCAAGTTGAACACGCAGTGCTCGGCCGGCAACGGCTACTTCCTGCAGGGTACGTGCGAAAGCTTTGGCTTCAAAGTCGAGGAGTTCGCCGACATCGCATTCGGAGCCAAGGGCTTTCCGCAGTTCGGTTATGGCTGTGCGGTGTTCATGCAGTCGGATATCGTCGATTTCCAGCGGCAAGGGTGGAAGCCCGAAGAAATCATGGCGGGGTTATGCAACGTGCTGCCGAAAAATATCTGGCTGTACGTATCCCAGATTCCCAACCTGTCGGCCATAGGGCGCAGGTTCATTCTCCAGGGCGGCACGCAGCACAATCTGGCGGCGGTGAAGTCGCAGGTGGATTTCATCGAATCGCGATTCAAAGGAAAAGAGGTGCAGCCCGAGGTGATCGTGCACCAGCACTGCGGCGAAGCCGGCGCGATTGGCTGTGCTTTCGAAGCAGTTCGCTTGTGGGAGAACGGAAAGCAGACCGAATTCATCGGAATGGATGCGGTGGCTTCAATTTCCTTCACCACGACACGAAACGAGGACACCCGGTGCTATTTCTGCAAGAACAAGTGTCTGCGCACTTTTATCGACGTAAAGACTGCTTCACCGAATCCGAACTATAAGCCGCCGGTGAAAACTAAAGTGCCGCTGGCGCCGGGCGCCCAGCGCTTGATCATCGCCACCTGCGAAAAGGGTACGGTAGAGAACGTGGAAGAGATGCGCGTCATCAAGGGCAATATTGACGCCATCAAGAAGGAGAACCCCAATCTGGTGGAGATTGCGGCCAAGGCGGCATTCAAGAGCTACGAGCCACCACTCGTGGCCGATCCGCTGCCTAAGTTGGTGATCACTAAAGCGCAGAAGCAACGCATCGAACTGATGAAGCGGCGGGCAGAGCTGAAGATTGGCATGCCGAAAGCGCTGAACATGTATTCGTGCGGCCCGTTCTTCACCGCCTATTTCGAGTCGCTGGGGGTAAAAGCCGAAAACCTATTGTGGTCGGAATACACCAGCGAACAACTCTACAAAGAAGGGGCGAAGCGGGGAGCGATTGATCCCTGCTTCCCGTCCAAGGTTGGGATTCCGCATGTACACAATTTGCTGTACTCGGTGCATCCGAAGAAGAAGCTGGATGTGATCTTCTTTCCGATGATCGATTCACTTCCAACCTTCCTGACGCATACGCAGTCCAGCCGCGCTTGCCCAACGGTGACGGCTACACCTGCTTCAGTCAAAGCCGCCTTCACCAAAGAAGGCGATCTGTTCAAGGAAAAGGGCGTGATCTGGAGGGACACGCTCATCTGCCTCAATGAAGAGAAGCTGGCACACCGTCAGATGTATGAAGACTGGGAAGACATTCTGGGCCTGACCGAGGAGGAAAACCTCCGGGCGGTGCAGCAGGGCTTCGCAGCAATGAATAAGTTCGACAACGAGATCATGCGGGGAGCAGCGCGCGAAGTGCTGAAGCGCCTGGAGGCTGAGACCCGCCTGGGTATTGTGCTGCTGGGCCGTCCGTACCACAACGATCCCGGAATCAACCATGAGATCCTGGAGGAGTTCCAGAAGCTCGGATATCCAGTATTTTCTCAGGATTCGCTGCCGCTGGACGATGAAATCGTGTGGAAGCTGTTCGGAGACGAGGTCCACGCGGGCGTGATCAAGCACCCAATGGACGTTTCCGATGCCTGGAAGAATTCGTATTCGGAGAATACGAGCCGCAAGGTTTGGGCCGCCAAGTACATCGCCCGGCATCCCAATCTGGTGGCGCTGGAGCTTTCCAGCTTCAAGTGCGGACACGATGCCCCGATCTATACTGTGATCGAAGAGGTCGTCGAACACTCAGGAACGCCGTACTTCTGCTTCAAGGATATTGATGAGAACAAGCCGACCGGGTCCATCAAGATTCGCGTGGAGACGATTGGTTACTTCCTGAAACGCTACCGAGAGGACATGGTTCGGGAGAAACAGAAGAAGCTGACAATTGAAGACCAGCTTAAGAAATTTGAGGAGCAGTTGCGCGCGGAGCTGCTCATCGCACAGAGGCACCGGGCTGCTGAGGGCGTTCCCGCGGAACTGGTTTCCATTTCCAATGCTCAGCCAACGGCGGATGAGTTGGTGCAGCTGAGTGGAGATTAA